Proteins from a single region of Mytilus trossulus isolate FHL-02 chromosome 2, PNRI_Mtr1.1.1.hap1, whole genome shotgun sequence:
- the LOC134707904 gene encoding uncharacterized protein LOC134707904 yields the protein MSSGSFASLSSSEDDDIPHSKIINTSTSSFHLQMENSDSGSDDGSKTVDIGTSIQEKGPSESPLRKKQRNAVLAPLDLSAPSEQFMPGACGGPADMDTPISIRRRLTSTPNAFHTSAAHNNVNIESVNELMKRMMDAQTEILMKTLTDQGEKIEELHHLLQRIDLHAGAQKKGKIRAVHVPAHIKQAVRDAYRHSTTEKNLIWTCKTAAGSILKYSAEVNKEMSEAICLYVKGQFSTTEEGVIKTGIETYFNTIKQRRQMEEDGKKASHNRKMVLYGRKNRKLQNRVKALQAKKLPVPEEEKLMKAIKIDFMSSEDSDSEDETRLITRPLPWLSKDFKSYMDKLDSKYQRQLNAQGKKLRSKRVVGRPSERPCPNKSQDLSWVFA from the exons ATGTCGTCTGGAAGCTTTGCTAGTCTTTCAAGTTCTGAAGATGATGATATTCCTCATAGTAAAATCATTAATACCAGTACTTCCAGTTTCCATCTCCAAATGGAGAACTCAGACTCGGGGTCGGATGACGGTTCGAAAACAGTGGATATAGGTACATCTATACAAGAAAAGGGTCCTTCTGAAAGTCCTCTCCGAAAGAAGCAAAGGAATGCTGTGTTGGCGCCTCTAGATTTGTCAGCCCCTTCAGAACAGTTTATGCCTGGAGCATGCGGTGGACCAGCAGATATGGACACACCAATTTCGATTCGACGAAGATTAACTTCAACACCTAACGCCTTTCACACCAGCGCTGCACACAATAATGTCAACATTGAGTCAGTTAATGAG ctAATGAAGAGAATGATGGATGCTCAAACTGAGATTTTGATGAAGACATTGACAGATCAAGGggaaaaaattgaagaattacATCACTTGTTACAGAGGATAGATTTACATGCAGGAGctcagaaaaaaggaaaaataagaGCTGTCCATGTTCCTGCTCATATTAAG caaGCTGTTCGTGATGCTTACAGGCATAGCActacagaaaaaaatttaatctgGACATGTAAAACAGCAGCTGGTTCTATTTTGAA GTATTCTGCAGAGGTAAATAAAGAGATGTCTGAGGCTATATGTCTTTATGTCAAAGGACAATTTTCAACAACAGAAGAAGGTGTTATTAAGA CTGGTATTGAGACATATTTCAATACCATAAAACAAAGGAGACAAATGGAGGAGGATGGAAAAAAGGCCTCACACAACAGAAAAATGGTTTTGTATGGGAGAAAGAACAGG AAGCTTCAAAATAGAGTTAAGGCCCTTCAAGCAAAGAAACTACCAGTGCCTGAAGAGGAAAAACTAATGAAGGCCATAAAAATTGATTTCATGTCGAGTGAGGACAGTGATTCTGAAGATGAAACGCGCCTTATTACAAGACCTCTGCCATGGCTGTCGAAAGATTTTAAATCTTACATGGATAAACTTGACAGTAAATACCAGAGACAGCTCAATGCACAAGGCAAAAAGTTAAGATCTAAGAGAGTTGTTGGCAGGCCATCAGAGAGGCCTTGTCCCAATAAATCCCAAGACCTGTCATGGGTTTTTGCTTAA